One region of Dysidea avara chromosome 1, odDysAvar1.4, whole genome shotgun sequence genomic DNA includes:
- the LOC136238192 gene encoding uncharacterized protein has translation MVKPSKLKGATSLTVRGDKEAQDDYNDNELPEMVMADNYQEDPLHCANYDTLRIEPPEEMDRNLDHSLPGFVSSGTIQTEQSLETDESIDQSMPEVKTELFTESDEHLDCDVVSDFPVSQCTNDEEPAEENCDMVILTENDIPGASLGGIDPRDLNVTQLKRWLVCRDAPVSGNKPQLIQRVYDYIKYGWDIYVIDPDGGSNVKKKLLEIPSNTETVLLQSMPKSNDTQWTKEIHKIPKVTFSTIYQFLVERKALVQKADRVDNIIERRNSSLLHCEGDKPVDSDVGDPIVYTRTLDKAYRFFVDGHVQKIRYHAMPTQPDVICIGS, from the exons ATGGTAAAGCCAAGCAAACTTAAAGGTGCTACCTCACTGACAGTTCGAGGCGATAAAGAAGCACAAGATG ATTACAATGACAATGAACTGCCTGAGATGGTGATGGCTGACAACTACCAGGAAGATCCACTACATTGCG CAAACTACGACACACTTCGCATTGAGCCACCTGAAGAAATGGACAGAAATTTGGATCATA GTTTACCAGGATTTGTTAGCAGTGGCACAATTCAAACTGAACAATCATTAGAAACAGATGAAAGTATAGATCAGA GTATGCCTGAAGTGAAGACTGAACTGTTCACAGAATCAGATGAACACCTTGATTGTG ATGTTGTTTCTGATTTCCCGGTATCCCAGTGTACCAATGATGAGGAGCCAGCAGAGGAAAACTGTGATATGGTCATTCTTACTGAGAATGACATTCCTGGAGCATCACTTGGCGGGATAGACCCAAGGGACTTGAATGTTACCCAGCTAAAGAGGTGGCTTGTTTGTCGGGATGCACCAGTCAGTGGAAACAAGCCACAGTTAATTCAAAG AGTATATGATTATATCAAATATGGTTGGGATATCTACGTCATTGATCCTGATGGTGGCTCCAATGTTAAGAAAAAGTTGCTGGAAATACCTTCTAACACTGAGACTGTTTTACTGCAATCGATGCCAAAGTCAAATGACACTCAGTGGACAAAAGAAATACACAAAATTCCAAAAGTTACATTTAGCACGATCTACCAGTTTTTAGTTGAACGTAAGGCACTTGTTCAGAAAGCTGACCGTGTCGATAACATCATAGAGAGAAGAAACAGTTCATTACTACACTGTGAAGGTGACAAGCCAGTAGATTCTGACGTTGGAGATCCCATTGTGTATACCCGCACGCTGGACAAAGCTTATCGTTTTTTTGTGGACGGCCATGTCCAGAAGATTAGGTATCATGCTATGCCAACTCAGCCTGATGTTATTTGTATAGGATCATAA